The Mangrovimonas cancribranchiae nucleotide sequence CCCAAGTTACATTATAAAATACGTTGGAGTCTTGCGGTGGGCCATTATCGATGCTATATTGATAATTTCCAATACCGCTAACGGTTACGGTGATGTTGTTTGGATCTGAAAAGTCTATGGTTTCCGTAAACTCTATTGTGGCTTGTTCAGATTCTATAACTGAAAATGTTGAGGTGGTTTCGCAACCGTTTTCTGTAGTTACTGTTACTGAATAGCTGCCAATTTGCGTGATTTCAATTTCTGATACCGTTTCATTGGTAGACCACGAATAGGTGTCTGTATTAAAACCGGTTTCTGCAGAGACAATTAACGGTAAATTGTCTAAACAAATGGTTTGGTTACCAATATTAATTTCGGGTTTTCTGTACACAATGGTGTTAAATGATGTTGTAGAAAAACAATTGGTGTAAATATTTTCTACTCTTACATAAATAGTTTGCCCGTTAGAAGCACTGTAATTTAAGGTGGTTATTGGGTTGGTGTTTTCTAGGGCATCATTTTCAGTTTCAAAATATAATACATTAAAATCGTTCGCATTTTGATTTCCTAGAATGGTACTCGTTTGTTGTGAAAAATCGAAGGTGTACATGCCATCAAAATTATCATCGCAAGATGTTAGGTTTTGCGGTTGATTGGCAATAGGTGTTGGGTTTATCGTTAAATTGAACGATTGTATAGCACGACAACCTGTACTACTATTTGTGGCAGCTATATATAAAGTTGTGTTGTTGCTTGTGTATGTGTAATCTGGGCTTATAGCATTGGTGTTGTTTTGGGCGTCTTGTTGGGAGGCGTAAAAGCTAACATCAATATTTTCTTGGGTATCTAATAGTTGCGATAGTGTGTTGTTAAGGTTGTAGCTGTTAGTATCATTATTACAAATTTCAAAATTACCAGTATTTATCGTAGGTGGTAAATTAACATTTAGCACTAATGGGACATAAACATAGCAGTTAGAAATCGTGTTGGTAGCTTTAATATATACTGTTTGTGGACTCTCAGTATTATTGTAAGATGCTGGGGTTGAAATTTGGATGTTATTTTCTACATCTGTAATGGATTCATGAAAAGTAAGTTCGACATTATCTTGTCTTATCCCTAAAACTTCGGTTTCTGCTATGGTTAGATCAAATGTTGCTGTACCATCATAATTAGTATCGCAAACGGTCATTTCGGATGGCGAATTAACTATAGGAACTTGAATAACGTTTAAGCCAAATTCTGCAATGCCATGACAGTAAGTTCCGTTTTCAACACGAGCAAAAATTTGCTGTGGGTTTTCAGTATTAGTATAATTTAAGTCAATAGCGTTTGAGCCATTATCAGCGTCATCGTAAGATGTGTGAAATGTAATGCTTAGGTTTTCGGGGCTGTTTTCTGACATGGTGCTTATAACCTCTGCTAGATTAAATTCCTCTTGACCATTGTTTGTAATGTCATCGCAAAGTGATAAATCTGTTGGGGCGTTGTAGATAGGAATGGAACCAACTTCTATAATAAAAGAAGATACGCCGTAACAGTCTTGATCGGTTAGGTTTTCTACTCTTACGTGAATAGTTTGCGGACTAGAAATGTTTTGGTAAGGTTGGGTTTTATCTATAATGTTTTGTCTGTTGTTGGCGTCATTTTCGTTTAAAAAGTATAAGACTTGCTTACCTGTTTGTCCATTAAGTATCTCTGTGTCTTTTTCAATAAAAAGAAATTCGGCCGTTTGGTTACCATCTGTTTCACAATTTGTGAAATCGGTTATGTCTGTAAAAACAGGTTGGGTGTTTATATATACCATAAAAGTAGATATGGCAAAACATCCCGTGGTATTGTTGGTTACTCGCGTAAAAATTTGTGTTGTACTTGTTGAGAAATTATCAGGCGTGTTAATAACGTTAATGTTATTATTGGCATTATCTTCCGTAGTGAAAAAGTCAATGCTTACGCCATTGGTGTTGGTTATAATTTCGGGTATTTTATTTTCTAAATTTACAGTAGAAACGCCATCCTGATCGTTATCACATATTAAAATATCTTGTGCTTGAGAAACTGTTGGTGCTAGTAAAACATTAATTTCTAAAGGAGCTATATCATAACAACCTGTTGTGGCATCGGTGACACGAACGTAAAATGTTTGTGGATTACTTGTATTTGTGTAAAATGGCGGTAAGAAGTTTATATTATTTTCGGCATCTGTTTGATTAAGAAAATAAGTAACACTTGGGTTAGGTATGCCAGTAGATACATAGTTGTTGAATGCATTTAAATCGATAGATGTAAACCCATTATCATCTGTGTCGCAGTAATCTTGAGGTTCCAAAGATTGTATAAAGACAGCAGGATTAACAATTAAGTTTATGCTGGTGTTATAATCGCAATCGGTATTGCTAATAGTTACAAAAAGTTGTGCCGAATTAGAAACCTGATAAGGAATGGTTTGGTCTATTGGGTTTGTGCCATTTTCTTGATCAGATTCGGTTTCATAAAACGTAATTGTAGCGTTTTCTAAATTGTTTAAAATAGAGTTTCCTATATTTTCTAGATTAAAATTGGCTATACCATCATTAGAACTATCGTCACATATTTGAAAATCTCTTATATTACTTTCTTGCTCTAAAATATTAGTGTAAATGGTGAAACTAGCAATTGAAACACAGCCTGTAGTATCATCGACTACTCTTACATATAAAATTTGTTGGTCTGGTGTTGTATTTTGAAAGTTTTCTATATCTTGAATAGGATTGTTTCCAGTACTAGCATCATCAAAACTAGTGTGTAATGTTGTTGTTACACTAGTTAATCCTTGTAAAACATCATCTATTACTGTAGATAGGTCGAAAACCTCAAAGCCATCTTCATCTTGTTCGCAAACATTAATATTTTCTGGGTTTACATTAATATTTGGTGTTTCTAGTACTGTAATGTCTAGTATTGTGGTTGTGGCACAGCCTGTATTTTCATTTATGACTCTTACAAAAACCTCTTCTTGAGGGTTTGCATTAACATAAGGCATTGGTATAGGGTTATTTCCTGTATTAGCATCAGATTGTGTGTAATGGTATGTGACAACTAATTCTGGATTATTATTTGTTACGTTGTTATCGTATTGTGTTAAATCTATTTGAGTTACTCCATCTGAAACGTTATCATCACAAATTTCTATTGGGGTTGGAGTTGTAATAGTAGGAAGTTCGTTAACCACAAGACTAAAGTTAGTAAAAGCTAAACAACCAGTATCTACATCTATAATTCTTACATAAATAATTTGTGGGTTTGCTAAATTTTGAATAGGGTTAACAATTGGGTTTTCGTTATTTTGAGCATTATCTAGAGAATAATGATATGTTATATTATAGTTGGCATTTGGTACTGTAGATAATACTTCGTTGTCTTTAGTGTTTAAGTCAAATGTTTCACTATTATCACCATTAGTGTCGCATATTTCATAATCTGTTATAGGGCCAGCAGTTTGTTCTGTTCCTAAGGTAACGTCAATACTATCTTCAATTTCGCAAGTTGTGTTATTTATAGGGATAGATATTTGTACAGTGTAATTTCCAGATGTTGCTGTAGTAAGTTGTGGAGCGTTTTCGTTAGCAATGGGTTGTTCATTTAAAAGCCAAGTATAGCTTGCTAAAGGGTTTTCAATGTCGGCATTTAAGGTTACTTGGTTGGCGCAAGTGTTAATGTCTGGGCCAAGATCGACAGTTGAGTTAAAGCTGTTTCCTTCAATAAATACGGCAGAGTCGTAGTTTTCGTCATTTTGGTCTGCAATCACCAATTTTATATGATATTGAACATTAGGTTGAATACTAGCTGAAGCTGTTAAAACAGTTGTTCTGCCATTAAAATTAGTGTCGCCAACATTATATCCTTCAAAATATTCTTCATTTTCTGCTGGGCACAAGCCTACAATTTCTTCGTGGATTGTGCTTGTGTTAACAGGTGTATTTGTGCCTGGAATAACAGCAATGTTAGTGTACGGATTGTTTGTTCCAGCTTCTCTAATTAAAAAGGCAAATCCATCTGAATACTCACAAGGATAATCGGCAAAATATTCTTCTGATGCTAATATATAATTAAACTGAATTTGATTGGTTACCGAAATAAAATCAAACTCGATAGATGTAGCATTTAATGTGTTTGAAATGCCTAAAGCGGTTTCTAAATCGTTGTCGGTACCCCAATTTGCTTCACCTTCATTAAGCACATTAGCATTGGTAGTATTTCCTGCAGAAAAGGCAGAGCCTGTAGATAATAAAATACCATTTTCGAAAGGAAAATTAGAGCTTGATTGCTCAAAATATCCATAACTAGATATTTGATTAACCTGGCCATTAATTGTAGATTGAATGTTTAATACTTCTACGCAGCCTAGAATTAAGTTATTTTCTATAAGCTGTTGTGGTGTATAGGTGTCATCAACAGAAATTTGTTGCGCATGTCCTAAGACTTGAAAAAGTAACAAAGCTATAACCGATAACTTGTAAACTTTTTTTAAATGGCGTTTATTTTTCTTGTTAGACTTCAATTTTTTCTTTTTTAGGGCTAATGCGCACGAAATGTAGTTAAATAACAGATGAAACGCAAAAAATACCGGTTAAATGCGTTTTTAGTTTTTGTTATCTGTTTAAATAAACCCAACCAACAATGTTGTCAAAGTTTCTATCGTTCAAATAAAGGACATAAAAATAGGTGCCAGTTGGTAAGAGTTTTCCTCTATTATTTATGCCTTTGTTGGCTTTTCCATCCCATTTAATATCATTGTTTCCTTCAAAAATTAATGTACCGTAACGGTTATAGATTAGAAGTTTGTGGTTTTCAAAAATATTATATAATCCCTGTATATTAAACCAATCGTTATAACCATCGTTGTTGGGAGTAAATATTTCTGGTATGGTAGGAGGGCAGTTTTTTATATTTAGACTAAAGTTAAATATTTTATAGCAATTTTCTGTATTAACTTTTAAATAAATGGTTTGTGGCGATGTGGTATTTTGAAAGTTTGACGGATTGATAATTTCTAAGGTGTCATTTTGTAAATCTTCCAGGGTTGTATAAAAACTATAATCTAAGCCATTTGTTTCTACAAGGGATAGTTGTGATGTTAAATCGAAAAAGGCCTGGTTAAAACCTTCGTCGCAAGCCTCCAGATTGTCGATAGGTGTATTAGTAATTGTAAGTAATTCTAAATTAATTTCGTAAGAGTTGTTTGCTTCATTAAGTTCTGTAATTATGCCAGTGCCATTTCCTATATCATCGACAACAATTTGGATATTAATAGAGTCACTTAATTCTTCTGGTACATTAAAGTTTATGGTTTGTGTTTCAGATTCACCAATGTCAATAACAGTGTTAGTTTGTGTAGCATGTATAAATGTATTATTGGCATAGACTGCAATAGGGGTGTTTTCAGGTAGAATATCGGTACTATTGTTATTAAAAACTGTAAAATCTACAGAGATATTTCTATTGCCGCATTCTAATTCATAATTATTTATGTTTACTGTAGCATCTGGAAGTTGACTATTTAATACGGTAATTATGTTGTTAATTATGATTAAATCGGCAGAAAATGTACCAAACTCATTAATAGCACCAGTGGTTAATTTTATATCAACTGTTTCGTCTCCAATAGCTATATAATTTTGTATGTTATAATAATCTATATCGCAGTTGTATAGCTCATTGGAATTTGTGAAAGAGTTTGTGCCGTTAAAGGCATTGTCGGCTGGATTAAGAGGCGGATTGGATAATAAATTGTTATTAATAAAAAGAGATTCACCGTAGTTTAGGTTGGCATCGCCTTCCCATGTTAAAAAACCTATTTTAGCCCCTTCATTGTCTAGTACATTAATATTCTCTAGTGTAATCGTTTTTTCTTGTTGATTTCTATTAATGATTTCTAACCCTTGAAATAAATTAATTTGATTTAAGGGTAAAGCTGCATCTTCATATATAACATAAATACACCAACCAGAAAAATTAGTGCTATTATTACAATATCCAGGATTTTGGGTGATTGTTTGTGTAATATCTAGGTTTGATAATTCGTATGTGATTTCGCCATTATTAATTATAAAATCGGTGATTTCTTTATAGCATGAAAAATAAGTAAGCGTACCATAATTTTGGTCAAAATAATCAACTGTATAAGTATTGTCGGCAATAAAATCTGTATTATTTAAAGTGATTTCAGTATCTCCGTTTCCTGAACCTGCCCAATATAGATAAGCAGAAATAATGGTTGCGTTTTCAGGTAAGTTTAATTCTGCAGATGATGCAGAAAGGGTTTCGCAATAGCCAGACACCAAATTGTTTTCTACTTCATTTAAAGTATTGCCTATGGCTAAGTAATCGTATTGTCCATTAAATTGGTTAAATAATGTTATATCTTGCCCCAAAATAGGCATGCAAAAAAGTAAGCATACTAAAACAAAGGACGTCTTTATACAATGCATAATTAACACGTTACTGTGTTAAAAATACTAAATCCTTTATCGTTTAAGTGTAAAATGGCCTCTAAATGTTCTTCCGTCTTGTAATTCTACCAAAAACCAATAATCATCAGTAGGCATAATCTCGCCATTAAAGAATCCGTTCCAACCTTCTCCAAGCGGGTTTATTTGTTTAAGTAGTTTTCCGTAACGATCAAAAATTTTAATTTTTGTATTAGGTTGAAAGATGTTAGAGATGCCTTTAATATTCCATTTATCGTTATAGCCATCGCCATTTGGGGTGAAAAATTTAGGATATCCAATAACAGCGACATTTTCAGAAACGATGCCACAATCGTTTTTAGTATCTCTAATACTTACAGTATAAATACCAGCTTCAA carries:
- a CDS encoding choice-of-anchor L domain-containing protein, which encodes MKSNKKNKRHLKKVYKLSVIALLLFQVLGHAQQISVDDTYTPQQLIENNLILGCVEVLNIQSTINGQVNQISSYGYFEQSSSNFPFENGILLSTGSAFSAGNTTNANVLNEGEANWGTDNDLETALGISNTLNATSIEFDFISVTNQIQFNYILASEEYFADYPCEYSDGFAFLIREAGTNNPYTNIAVIPGTNTPVNTSTIHEEIVGLCPAENEEYFEGYNVGDTNFNGRTTVLTASASIQPNVQYHIKLVIADQNDENYDSAVFIEGNSFNSTVDLGPDINTCANQVTLNADIENPLASYTWLLNEQPIANENAPQLTTATSGNYTVQISIPINNTTCEIEDSIDVTLGTEQTAGPITDYEICDTNGDNSETFDLNTKDNEVLSTVPNANYNITYHYSLDNAQNNENPIVNPIQNLANPQIIYVRIIDVDTGCLAFTNFSLVVNELPTITTPTPIEICDDNVSDGVTQIDLTQYDNNVTNNNPELVVTYHYTQSDANTGNNPIPMPYVNANPQEEVFVRVINENTGCATTTILDITVLETPNINVNPENINVCEQDEDGFEVFDLSTVIDDVLQGLTSVTTTLHTSFDDASTGNNPIQDIENFQNTTPDQQILYVRVVDDTTGCVSIASFTIYTNILEQESNIRDFQICDDSSNDGIANFNLENIGNSILNNLENATITFYETESDQENGTNPIDQTIPYQVSNSAQLFVTISNTDCDYNTSINLIVNPAVFIQSLEPQDYCDTDDNGFTSIDLNAFNNYVSTGIPNPSVTYFLNQTDAENNINFLPPFYTNTSNPQTFYVRVTDATTGCYDIAPLEINVLLAPTVSQAQDILICDNDQDGVSTVNLENKIPEIITNTNGVSIDFFTTEDNANNNINVINTPDNFSTSTTQIFTRVTNNTTGCFAISTFMVYINTQPVFTDITDFTNCETDGNQTAEFLFIEKDTEILNGQTGKQVLYFLNENDANNRQNIIDKTQPYQNISSPQTIHVRVENLTDQDCYGVSSFIIEVGSIPIYNAPTDLSLCDDITNNGQEEFNLAEVISTMSENSPENLSITFHTSYDDADNGSNAIDLNYTNTENPQQIFARVENGTYCHGIAEFGLNVIQVPIVNSPSEMTVCDTNYDGTATFDLTIAETEVLGIRQDNVELTFHESITDVENNIQISTPASYNNTESPQTVYIKATNTISNCYVYVPLVLNVNLPPTINTGNFEICNNDTNSYNLNNTLSQLLDTQENIDVSFYASQQDAQNNTNAISPDYTYTSNNTTLYIAATNSSTGCRAIQSFNLTINPTPIANQPQNLTSCDDNFDGMYTFDFSQQTSTILGNQNANDFNVLYFETENDALENTNPITTLNYSASNGQTIYVRVENIYTNCFSTTSFNTIVYRKPEINIGNQTICLDNLPLIVSAETGFNTDTYSWSTNETVSEIEITQIGSYSVTVTTENGCETTSTFSVIESEQATIEFTETIDFSDPNNITVTVSGIGNYQYSIDNGPPQDSNVFYNVTWGPHIIEVKDLNGCASATKEIVVIDAPLFFTPNNDGYNDYWHIAGVEQLEGTVIYIFDRFGKLLKTLSHSSQGWDGTYRGENMPTNDYWFLAEVKKGDIAFEVKRHFTLKR
- a CDS encoding gliding motility-associated C-terminal domain-containing protein → MPILGQDITLFNQFNGQYDYLAIGNTLNEVENNLVSGYCETLSASSAELNLPENATIISAYLYWAGSGNGDTEITLNNTDFIADNTYTVDYFDQNYGTLTYFSCYKEITDFIINNGEITYELSNLDITQTITQNPGYCNNSTNFSGWCIYVIYEDAALPLNQINLFQGLEIINRNQQEKTITLENINVLDNEGAKIGFLTWEGDANLNYGESLFINNNLLSNPPLNPADNAFNGTNSFTNSNELYNCDIDYYNIQNYIAIGDETVDIKLTTGAINEFGTFSADLIIINNIITVLNSQLPDATVNINNYELECGNRNISVDFTVFNNNSTDILPENTPIAVYANNTFIHATQTNTVIDIGESETQTINFNVPEELSDSINIQIVVDDIGNGTGIITELNEANNSYEINLELLTITNTPIDNLEACDEGFNQAFFDLTSQLSLVETNGLDYSFYTTLEDLQNDTLEIINPSNFQNTTSPQTIYLKVNTENCYKIFNFSLNIKNCPPTIPEIFTPNNDGYNDWFNIQGLYNIFENHKLLIYNRYGTLIFEGNNDIKWDGKANKGINNRGKLLPTGTYFYVLYLNDRNFDNIVGWVYLNR